One genomic segment of Danio rerio strain Tuebingen ecotype United States chromosome 11, GRCz12tu, whole genome shotgun sequence includes these proteins:
- the rpl22 gene encoding large ribosomal subunit protein eL22, translating to MAPIKKQVTKGGKKKKQVLKFTLDCTHPVEDGIMDAANFEQFLQERIKVNGKAGNLGGGVVSIERSKSKITVTSEVPFSKRYLKYLTKKYLKKNNLRDWLRVVANTKESYELRYFQINQDEEEEDED from the exons ATGGCCCCGATC AAGAAGCAGGTGACTAAGGGTGGCAAGAAGAAAAAGCAGGTCTTAAAGTTCACCCTGGACTGCACACACCCTGTGGAGGATGGCATCATGGATGCTGCCAACTTT GAACAGTTCCTTCAGGAGCGCATCAAAGTAAATGGCAAAGCTGGGAACTTGGGTGGTGGCGTGGTCTCTATAGAAAGGAGCAAGAGCAAAATCACAGTGACATCAGAGGTCCCCTTCTCCAAGAG GTATCTGAAGTATCTTACCAAAAAGTACCTCAAGAAGAACAACCTGCGTGACTGGCTGCGTGTAGTAGCTAACACCAAGGAAAGCTACGAACTGCGCTACTTCCAGATCAACcaggacgaggaggaggaggatgaagattAA
- the rpl22 gene encoding large ribosomal subunit protein eL22 isoform X1 produces MDAANFEQFLQERIKVNGKAGNLGGGVVSIERSKSKITVTSEVPFSKRYLKYLTKKYLKKNNLRDWLRVVANTKESYELRYFQINQDEEEEDED; encoded by the exons ATGGATGCTGCCAACTTT GAACAGTTCCTTCAGGAGCGCATCAAAGTAAATGGCAAAGCTGGGAACTTGGGTGGTGGCGTGGTCTCTATAGAAAGGAGCAAGAGCAAAATCACAGTGACATCAGAGGTCCCCTTCTCCAAGAG GTATCTGAAGTATCTTACCAAAAAGTACCTCAAGAAGAACAACCTGCGTGACTGGCTGCGTGTAGTAGCTAACACCAAGGAAAGCTACGAACTGCGCTACTTCCAGATCAACcaggacgaggaggaggaggatgaagattAA